A window from Falco naumanni isolate bFalNau1 chromosome 3, bFalNau1.pat, whole genome shotgun sequence encodes these proteins:
- the ABITRAM gene encoding protein Abitram gives MAAGGGAERYFTRWYKPDVKGRPCEDFCVLQHSNRICVITLAEAHPLLQSGKTIKSVNYQISANCSRLQNKVSGKSKRGAQFLTELAPLCRISSSDGEEYTVYSCIRGRLIEVNENILSNPAILQEKPSTEGYIAVVLPKFEESKSVTQGLLTQKEYGEVLLKRLNSSS, from the exons atggcggcgggcggcggcgcggagcggtACTTTACACGCTGGTACAAGCCAG ACGTGAAGGGGCGGCCGTGCGAGGACTTCTGCGTGCTGCAGCACTCCAACAG AATCTGTGTCATCACCTTGGCAGAAGCCCATCCTCTTCTTCAAAGtggaaaaacaattaaaagtgTTAACTACCAAATCAGTGCCAACTGTAGCAGACTCCAGAATAAGGTCTCTGGGAAGTCAAAAAGG GGAGCTCAGTTTTTAACAGAACTTGCCCCTCTGTGCAGGATATCTTCCTCAGATGGAGAGGAATACACAGTTTACAG TTGTATAAGAGGGCGGTTGATCGAAGTGAACGAAAACATTCTTAGCAATCCTGCTATTCTGCAAGAAAAG CCATCAACCGAGGGATACATTGCAGTGGTTCTACCCAAATTTGAAGAAAGCAAGAGCGTAACTCAAGGACTGCTGACACAGAAGGAGTACGGGGAGGTTTTGTTGAAACGTCTTAATTCTTCTTCATGA
- the SLC39A6 gene encoding zinc transporter ZIP6 isoform X1: protein MESTVSVTFFVLFSILLCESYHPGVETATVVHASERTFQEKAAGINTDLAGLIQKFHLQELFHRYGENNSLSIEGFRKLLQNIGIDKMKRIKIDHDHDHDHHLHHNHFSLSKNSEKTVCPNHESDANKDHRNSHSKESYKVENVEHQQNFVRIKNTVNEITASVISAPTDGRSELQNVQPGEVKLVARLGLTSANVVNVTGGSNASWLASSKANQSHTSLKESERGSYLYSKLKTQNTQECSSASKLMQSHGIGTQVLLTAREFSYLCPALINQIDGKHCIVHATSEKAETPPKSYSLQIAWIGGFISISVISFLSLLGVILVPLMNRVFFKFLLSFLVALAVGTLSGDAFLHLLPHSHGNHHHHHEKPLLEQNKSSTFKHLVFQSTEESAYLDSTWKGLTALGGLYFMFLVEHLITLIKQFKDKKKKKKNEEDGESKKFSANEEKLDTDDRPEGYLGTDSQDPSAFISQQPTVQEEEEVMIAHSHQEEVDNEYVSRGCRNKCHSHLHDTLGQTDHLSHHHHDYHHILHHHHHQNHHPHSHSQRYSREELKDAGIATLAWMVIMGDGLHNFSDGLAIGAAFTEGLSSGLSTSVAVFCHELPHELGDFAVLLKAGMTVKQAVLYNALSAMLAYLGMATGILIGHYADNVSMWIFALTAGLFMYVALVDMVPEMLHNDASDRGCSRWGYFLLQNAGILLGFGIMLLISVFEHKIVFSINL from the exons atgGAGAGTACAGTATCGGTCACTTTCTTTGTGTTGTTTTCCATACTACTGTGTGAAAGCTATCATCCTGGAGTGGAGACGGCTACTGTTGTGCATGCATCAGAGAGAACTTTCCAAGAAAAGGCAGCTGGCATTAATACTGATTTGGCAGGATTAATACAGAAGTTTCACCTTCAAGAACTTTTTCATCGTTATGGAGAAAACAACTCCCTGTCAATTGAAGGGTTTAGAAAACTGCTCCAGAACATAGGTAtagataaaatgaaaaggattaaaatagACCATGATCATGACCATGATCATCACCTTCATCATAATCATTTTTCATTGAGTAAAAACTCTGAAAAGACTGTTTGTCCAAACCACGAATCTGATGCTAACAAAGATCACAGGAACAGTCACTCAAAGGAATCTTATAAAGTAGAGAACGTAGAACATCAGCAGAACTTTGTACGCATCAAGAACACCGTTAATGAAATAACTGCATCTGTCATCAGTGCTCCCACAGATGGCCGCTCTGAATTGCAGAATGTGCAACCTGGAGAAGTCAAGCTGGTTGCTCGTTTAGGTTTGACCAGCGCGAATGTTGTTAACGTTACAGGTGGCAGCAATGCCAGCTGGCTTGCTAGCAGCAAAGCAAATCAATCTCATACTTCTCTGAAGGAATCAGAAAGAGGAAGTTACCTGTACTCTAAACTGAAAACCCAAAATACCCAAGAG TGCTCCAGTGCGTCGAAACTGATGCAGTCCCATGGAATAGGTACTCAAGTATTGTTAACTGCTAGAGAATTTAGTTACCTCTGTCCAGCTCTCATTAACCAGATCGATGGCAAACATTGCATAGTCCATGCAACTAGTGAAAAAGCTGAAACGCCTCCAAAAAGTTACTCTCTGCAAATAG cttgGATTGGTGGCTTTATATCCATCTCTGtcatcagttttctttccttattgGGTGTTATATTGGTACCACTGATGAATCGcgtatttttcaaatttcttctaAGTTTTCTTGTGGCACTGGCTGTGGGGACTTTGAGTGGAGATGCTTTCTTACATCTCCTTCCACAT TCTCATGGaaaccatcaccaccaccatgaAAAACCTCTActtgaacaaaataaaagctctaCATTCAAACATCTTGTTTTTCAAAGTACAGAGGAGAGTGCTTACCTGGATTCTACATGGAAGGGACTTACAGCACTTGGAGGCTTATATTTCATGTTCCTTGTGGAGCATTTGATCACTTTAATAAAGCAGTttaaagacaagaagaaaaag aaaaagaatgaagaggATGGAGAAAGTAAGAAGTTCTCAGCGAATGAAGAAAAGTTAGATACAGATGATC GGCCTGAGGGCTATCTAGGGACAGACTCTCAAGATCCATCAGCCTTCATTTCTCAGCAGCCAACTGtacaagaagaagaagaagtgATGATAGCTCATTCTCATCAAGAGGAGGTTGACAATGAATATGTGTCCAGGGGCTGTAGAAACAAATGTCATTCTCACTTACACGATACTCTAGGACAGACAGATCATCTTAGTCATCATCACCATGACTACCATCATATTCTgcatcaccatcatcatcagAACCATCATCCCCACAGTCACAGTCAGCGCTACTCACGTGAAGAACTGAAGGATGCGGGGATAGCAACTCTGGCGTGGATGGTGATTATGGGAGATGGACTACACAATTTTAGTGATGGCCTAGCAATTG GAGCAGCCTTTACTGAAGGGTTATCTAGTGGGCTAAGCACTTCTGTGGCTGTATTTTGCCATGAATTACCTCATGAACTAG GAGATTTTGCTGTACTTCTAAAAGCTGGTATGACTGTCAAGCAAGCTGTGCTGTATAACGCGCTGTCAGCTATGCTGGCCTATCTTGGAATGGCGACTGGGATTCTTATCGGTCATTACGCAGACAACGTTTCTATGTGGATATTTGCGCTTACTGCTGGCTTGTTCATGTATGTGGCTCTTGTGGACATG GTGCCTGAAATGCTCCACAATGATGCCAGCGATCGTGGATGTAGCCGCTGGGGATACTTCCTGTTACAGAATGCTGGGattctgttgggttttgggaTAATGCTGCTTATCTCTGTATTTGAACATAAGATTGTGTTCAGCATAAACCTGTAA
- the SLC39A6 gene encoding zinc transporter ZIP6 isoform X2 has protein sequence MESTVSVTFFVLFSILLCESYHPGVETATVVHASERTFQEKAAGINTDLAGLIQKFHLQELFHRYGENNSLSIEGFRKLLQNIGIDKMKRIKIDHDHDHDHHLHHNHFSLSKNSEKTVCPNHESDANKDHRNSHSKESYKVENVEHQQNFVRIKNTVNEITASVISAPTDGRSELQNVQPGEVKLVARLGLTSANVVNVTGGSNASWLASSKANQSHTSLKESERGSYLYSKLKTQNTQECSSASKLMQSHGIGTQVLLTAREFSYLCPALINQIDGKHCIVHATSEKAETPPKSYSLQIAWIGGFISISVISFLSLLGVILVPLMNRVFFKFLLSFLVALAVGTLSGDAFLHLLPHSHGNHHHHHEKPLLEQNKSSTFKHLVFQSTEESAYLDSTWKGLTALGGLYFMFLVEHLITLIKQFKDKKKKKKNEEDGESKKFSANEEKLDTDDRPEGYLGTDSQDPSAFISQQPTVQEEEEVMIAHSHQEEVDNEYVSRGCRNKCHSHLHDTLGQTDHLSHHHHDYHHILHHHHHQNHHPHSHSQRYSREELKDAGIATLAWMVIMGDGLHNFSDGLAIEPLLKSLSIPGALSLIQRCPLTTSCVSIAVCHSTHPRGKAAAVVTAGRSIRHFLQMKTWIAVSTLRRYIWVEAAGVLGVAMRAESGDCLLWSHSHCSSSSVSSTPGSFVCHLLRCGLVPL, from the exons atgGAGAGTACAGTATCGGTCACTTTCTTTGTGTTGTTTTCCATACTACTGTGTGAAAGCTATCATCCTGGAGTGGAGACGGCTACTGTTGTGCATGCATCAGAGAGAACTTTCCAAGAAAAGGCAGCTGGCATTAATACTGATTTGGCAGGATTAATACAGAAGTTTCACCTTCAAGAACTTTTTCATCGTTATGGAGAAAACAACTCCCTGTCAATTGAAGGGTTTAGAAAACTGCTCCAGAACATAGGTAtagataaaatgaaaaggattaaaatagACCATGATCATGACCATGATCATCACCTTCATCATAATCATTTTTCATTGAGTAAAAACTCTGAAAAGACTGTTTGTCCAAACCACGAATCTGATGCTAACAAAGATCACAGGAACAGTCACTCAAAGGAATCTTATAAAGTAGAGAACGTAGAACATCAGCAGAACTTTGTACGCATCAAGAACACCGTTAATGAAATAACTGCATCTGTCATCAGTGCTCCCACAGATGGCCGCTCTGAATTGCAGAATGTGCAACCTGGAGAAGTCAAGCTGGTTGCTCGTTTAGGTTTGACCAGCGCGAATGTTGTTAACGTTACAGGTGGCAGCAATGCCAGCTGGCTTGCTAGCAGCAAAGCAAATCAATCTCATACTTCTCTGAAGGAATCAGAAAGAGGAAGTTACCTGTACTCTAAACTGAAAACCCAAAATACCCAAGAG TGCTCCAGTGCGTCGAAACTGATGCAGTCCCATGGAATAGGTACTCAAGTATTGTTAACTGCTAGAGAATTTAGTTACCTCTGTCCAGCTCTCATTAACCAGATCGATGGCAAACATTGCATAGTCCATGCAACTAGTGAAAAAGCTGAAACGCCTCCAAAAAGTTACTCTCTGCAAATAG cttgGATTGGTGGCTTTATATCCATCTCTGtcatcagttttctttccttattgGGTGTTATATTGGTACCACTGATGAATCGcgtatttttcaaatttcttctaAGTTTTCTTGTGGCACTGGCTGTGGGGACTTTGAGTGGAGATGCTTTCTTACATCTCCTTCCACAT TCTCATGGaaaccatcaccaccaccatgaAAAACCTCTActtgaacaaaataaaagctctaCATTCAAACATCTTGTTTTTCAAAGTACAGAGGAGAGTGCTTACCTGGATTCTACATGGAAGGGACTTACAGCACTTGGAGGCTTATATTTCATGTTCCTTGTGGAGCATTTGATCACTTTAATAAAGCAGTttaaagacaagaagaaaaag aaaaagaatgaagaggATGGAGAAAGTAAGAAGTTCTCAGCGAATGAAGAAAAGTTAGATACAGATGATC GGCCTGAGGGCTATCTAGGGACAGACTCTCAAGATCCATCAGCCTTCATTTCTCAGCAGCCAACTGtacaagaagaagaagaagtgATGATAGCTCATTCTCATCAAGAGGAGGTTGACAATGAATATGTGTCCAGGGGCTGTAGAAACAAATGTCATTCTCACTTACACGATACTCTAGGACAGACAGATCATCTTAGTCATCATCACCATGACTACCATCATATTCTgcatcaccatcatcatcagAACCATCATCCCCACAGTCACAGTCAGCGCTACTCACGTGAAGAACTGAAGGATGCGGGGATAGCAACTCTGGCGTGGATGGTGATTATGGGAGATGGACTACACAATTTTAGTGATGGCCTAGCAATTG AACCTCTTCTGAAGTCCCTCTCAATCCCTGGTGCATTATCCCTCATCCAGAGGTGCCCGCTCACTACGTCTTGCGTCTCCATTGCTGTGTGCCACAGCACGCATCCCAGAggtaaagctgctgctgttgtcacTGCAGGGAGGAGCATCAGGCATTTCTTGCAGATGAAGACCTGGATAGCAGTGTCCACCCTCAGGAGGTACATCTGGGTAGAGGCTGCTGGAGTACTGGGGGTGGCCATGCGAGCAGAAAGTGGGGATTGTCTCCTGTGGTCTCACAGCCATTGTAGCTCTTCCTCTGTCAGTAGTACTCCTGGGTCCTTTGTGTGCCATCTACTGCGATGTGGCCTTGTGCCTCTTTGA
- the SLC39A6 gene encoding zinc transporter ZIP6 isoform X4 has translation MESTVSVTFFVLFSILLCESYHPGVETATVVHASERTFQEKAAGINTDLAGLIQKFHLQELFHRYGENNSLSIEGFRKLLQNIGIDKMKRIKIDHDHDHDHHLHHNHFSLSKNSEKTVCPNHESDANKDHRNSHSKESYKVENVEHQQNFVRIKNTVNEITASVISAPTDGRSELQNVQPGEVKLVARLGLTSANVVNVTGGSNASWLASSKANQSHTSLKESERGSYLYSKLKTQNTQECSSASKLMQSHGIGTQVLLTAREFSYLCPALINQIDGKHCIVHATSEKAETPPKSYSLQIAWIGGFISISVISFLSLLGVILVPLMNRVFFKFLLSFLVALAVGTLSGDAFLHLLPHSHGNHHHHHEKPLLEQNKSSTFKHLVFQSTEESAYLDSTWKGLTALGGLYFMFLVEHLITLIKQFKDKKKKKKNEEDGESKKFSANEEKLDTDDRPEGYLGTDSQDPSAFISQQPTVQEEEEVMIAHSHQEEVDNEYVSRGCRNKCHSHLHDTLGQTDHLSHHHHDYHHILHHHHHQNHHPHSHSQRYSREELKDAGIATLAWMVIMGDGLHNFSDGLAIALPRL, from the exons atgGAGAGTACAGTATCGGTCACTTTCTTTGTGTTGTTTTCCATACTACTGTGTGAAAGCTATCATCCTGGAGTGGAGACGGCTACTGTTGTGCATGCATCAGAGAGAACTTTCCAAGAAAAGGCAGCTGGCATTAATACTGATTTGGCAGGATTAATACAGAAGTTTCACCTTCAAGAACTTTTTCATCGTTATGGAGAAAACAACTCCCTGTCAATTGAAGGGTTTAGAAAACTGCTCCAGAACATAGGTAtagataaaatgaaaaggattaaaatagACCATGATCATGACCATGATCATCACCTTCATCATAATCATTTTTCATTGAGTAAAAACTCTGAAAAGACTGTTTGTCCAAACCACGAATCTGATGCTAACAAAGATCACAGGAACAGTCACTCAAAGGAATCTTATAAAGTAGAGAACGTAGAACATCAGCAGAACTTTGTACGCATCAAGAACACCGTTAATGAAATAACTGCATCTGTCATCAGTGCTCCCACAGATGGCCGCTCTGAATTGCAGAATGTGCAACCTGGAGAAGTCAAGCTGGTTGCTCGTTTAGGTTTGACCAGCGCGAATGTTGTTAACGTTACAGGTGGCAGCAATGCCAGCTGGCTTGCTAGCAGCAAAGCAAATCAATCTCATACTTCTCTGAAGGAATCAGAAAGAGGAAGTTACCTGTACTCTAAACTGAAAACCCAAAATACCCAAGAG TGCTCCAGTGCGTCGAAACTGATGCAGTCCCATGGAATAGGTACTCAAGTATTGTTAACTGCTAGAGAATTTAGTTACCTCTGTCCAGCTCTCATTAACCAGATCGATGGCAAACATTGCATAGTCCATGCAACTAGTGAAAAAGCTGAAACGCCTCCAAAAAGTTACTCTCTGCAAATAG cttgGATTGGTGGCTTTATATCCATCTCTGtcatcagttttctttccttattgGGTGTTATATTGGTACCACTGATGAATCGcgtatttttcaaatttcttctaAGTTTTCTTGTGGCACTGGCTGTGGGGACTTTGAGTGGAGATGCTTTCTTACATCTCCTTCCACAT TCTCATGGaaaccatcaccaccaccatgaAAAACCTCTActtgaacaaaataaaagctctaCATTCAAACATCTTGTTTTTCAAAGTACAGAGGAGAGTGCTTACCTGGATTCTACATGGAAGGGACTTACAGCACTTGGAGGCTTATATTTCATGTTCCTTGTGGAGCATTTGATCACTTTAATAAAGCAGTttaaagacaagaagaaaaag aaaaagaatgaagaggATGGAGAAAGTAAGAAGTTCTCAGCGAATGAAGAAAAGTTAGATACAGATGATC GGCCTGAGGGCTATCTAGGGACAGACTCTCAAGATCCATCAGCCTTCATTTCTCAGCAGCCAACTGtacaagaagaagaagaagtgATGATAGCTCATTCTCATCAAGAGGAGGTTGACAATGAATATGTGTCCAGGGGCTGTAGAAACAAATGTCATTCTCACTTACACGATACTCTAGGACAGACAGATCATCTTAGTCATCATCACCATGACTACCATCATATTCTgcatcaccatcatcatcagAACCATCATCCCCACAGTCACAGTCAGCGCTACTCACGTGAAGAACTGAAGGATGCGGGGATAGCAACTCTGGCGTGGATGGTGATTATGGGAGATGGACTACACAATTTTAGTGATGGCCTAGCAATTG CTCTTCCTCGTTTGTGA
- the SLC39A6 gene encoding zinc transporter ZIP6 isoform X3: MESTVSVTFFVLFSILLCESYHPGVETATVVHASERTFQEKAAGINTDLAGLIQKFHLQELFHRYGENNSLSIEGFRKLLQNIGIDKMKRIKIDHDHDHDHHLHHNHFSLSKNSEKTVCPNHESDANKDHRNSHSKESYKVENVEHQQNFVRIKNTVNEITASVISAPTDGRSELQNVQPGEVKLVARLGLTSANVVNVTGGSNASWLASSKANQSHTSLKESERGSYLYSKLKTQNTQECSSASKLMQSHGIGTQVLLTAREFSYLCPALINQIDGKHCIVHATSEKAETPPKSYSLQIAWIGGFISISVISFLSLLGVILVPLMNRVFFKFLLSFLVALAVGTLSGDAFLHLLPHSHGNHHHHHEKPLLEQNKSSTFKHLVFQSTEESAYLDSTWKGLTALGGLYFMFLVEHLITLIKQFKDKKKKKKNEEDGESKKFSANEEKLDTDDRPEGYLGTDSQDPSAFISQQPTVQEEEEVMIAHSHQEEVDNEYVSRGCRNKCHSHLHDTLGQTDHLSHHHHDYHHILHHHHHQNHHPHSHSQRYSREELKDAGIATLAWMVIMGDGLHNFSDGLAIASFCILNSVTSCSLKLKMPFFAVFAIALPRL; this comes from the exons atgGAGAGTACAGTATCGGTCACTTTCTTTGTGTTGTTTTCCATACTACTGTGTGAAAGCTATCATCCTGGAGTGGAGACGGCTACTGTTGTGCATGCATCAGAGAGAACTTTCCAAGAAAAGGCAGCTGGCATTAATACTGATTTGGCAGGATTAATACAGAAGTTTCACCTTCAAGAACTTTTTCATCGTTATGGAGAAAACAACTCCCTGTCAATTGAAGGGTTTAGAAAACTGCTCCAGAACATAGGTAtagataaaatgaaaaggattaaaatagACCATGATCATGACCATGATCATCACCTTCATCATAATCATTTTTCATTGAGTAAAAACTCTGAAAAGACTGTTTGTCCAAACCACGAATCTGATGCTAACAAAGATCACAGGAACAGTCACTCAAAGGAATCTTATAAAGTAGAGAACGTAGAACATCAGCAGAACTTTGTACGCATCAAGAACACCGTTAATGAAATAACTGCATCTGTCATCAGTGCTCCCACAGATGGCCGCTCTGAATTGCAGAATGTGCAACCTGGAGAAGTCAAGCTGGTTGCTCGTTTAGGTTTGACCAGCGCGAATGTTGTTAACGTTACAGGTGGCAGCAATGCCAGCTGGCTTGCTAGCAGCAAAGCAAATCAATCTCATACTTCTCTGAAGGAATCAGAAAGAGGAAGTTACCTGTACTCTAAACTGAAAACCCAAAATACCCAAGAG TGCTCCAGTGCGTCGAAACTGATGCAGTCCCATGGAATAGGTACTCAAGTATTGTTAACTGCTAGAGAATTTAGTTACCTCTGTCCAGCTCTCATTAACCAGATCGATGGCAAACATTGCATAGTCCATGCAACTAGTGAAAAAGCTGAAACGCCTCCAAAAAGTTACTCTCTGCAAATAG cttgGATTGGTGGCTTTATATCCATCTCTGtcatcagttttctttccttattgGGTGTTATATTGGTACCACTGATGAATCGcgtatttttcaaatttcttctaAGTTTTCTTGTGGCACTGGCTGTGGGGACTTTGAGTGGAGATGCTTTCTTACATCTCCTTCCACAT TCTCATGGaaaccatcaccaccaccatgaAAAACCTCTActtgaacaaaataaaagctctaCATTCAAACATCTTGTTTTTCAAAGTACAGAGGAGAGTGCTTACCTGGATTCTACATGGAAGGGACTTACAGCACTTGGAGGCTTATATTTCATGTTCCTTGTGGAGCATTTGATCACTTTAATAAAGCAGTttaaagacaagaagaaaaag aaaaagaatgaagaggATGGAGAAAGTAAGAAGTTCTCAGCGAATGAAGAAAAGTTAGATACAGATGATC GGCCTGAGGGCTATCTAGGGACAGACTCTCAAGATCCATCAGCCTTCATTTCTCAGCAGCCAACTGtacaagaagaagaagaagtgATGATAGCTCATTCTCATCAAGAGGAGGTTGACAATGAATATGTGTCCAGGGGCTGTAGAAACAAATGTCATTCTCACTTACACGATACTCTAGGACAGACAGATCATCTTAGTCATCATCACCATGACTACCATCATATTCTgcatcaccatcatcatcagAACCATCATCCCCACAGTCACAGTCAGCGCTACTCACGTGAAGAACTGAAGGATGCGGGGATAGCAACTCTGGCGTGGATGGTGATTATGGGAGATGGACTACACAATTTTAGTGATGGCCTAGCAATTG cttcctTCTGTATCCTGAACTCAGTTACCTCATGCTCACTGAAGCTCAAGATGccattttttgctgtatttgccATAGCTCTTCCTCGTTTGTGA